In Nicotiana tabacum cultivar K326 chromosome 17, ASM71507v2, whole genome shotgun sequence, one DNA window encodes the following:
- the LOC142171521 gene encoding putative late blight resistance protein homolog R1B-14, with the protein MDPAVVVALLPMVIKAVSFMVETLVNVVRQNKELIKGAEGDFHSLLDEAQGLNASLAADYAELNKNNNPTKWDELSLKILRTAYKAEDSIDKFLVQAKIDQDNTLKKLFPIDKVVDRWTKLPEINKILTELREIRQEIQQAVQESPQTGLQPENSSTAQQTQGSALEDHEVIGFDESAEKVRKRLVEGSEDLEVASIVGMPGLGKTTLARKVYHDPVISFEFFKRIWVYVGPSYVEKDIFLNIHKGLELSSEGVQDKNGEQLAKEIHDFVIKGGRYLIVLDDVWKAKAVNFVKTAFPDKKGRHRILMTTREKQVATPVSAYLHDLKFLEDPESFELLEKRVFGKRKKFPIQLVGHGEKILESCSGVPLAIVVIAGVLSSCSEEIEWQLVEENVGQYLVKKEDPKSCLKIVEMSYNHLPQDKRASFLYIGAFPRGFVIPAWKLIRLWIAEGLIKSSLRGSEIEVIAEYYLNDIANRNLVIVMQKRSNGQVKTFRVHDMVHEFCNGEAKRVCLFQQLYPTTPNLTTPSIRDPVTSRRLCIKSSIPHNFIPEHRDAEHVRSFLCFSPKGIDVSNVEIQLLPKAFPLIRVCDIQSFIFKFVPEFYILFHMRYLAVSGEFQSLSPLFGNFWNLQTLMLHTNQSTLEIKEGIWKMLQLRHLHTNKPVKLPLPSNPISKSSCLQTLSKIAPESCTRNVLAKVCNLKKLGIEGKLEALLGFESFEELKCLERLKMLNDIMSPKIQLPQLFFTYLRTLKKLTLSSTKIDWSEAKELGKLESLEILKLKDNACVGKSWKPEAGSFRLLQVLLIHLTDLKTWDTSNCRFGRLRHLVLISCYNLEAVPHELANSPYLTEIRLQNTQNAVNSAKEIKRKKLEMQAPGNIEFNLVIFPPQADAN; encoded by the exons ATGGATCCAGCGGTGGTTGTTGCGCTGCTTCCAATGGTTATTAAAGCGGTGAGCTTTATGGTGGAAACCCTGGTGAACGTAGTAAGACAAAATAAGGAGCTAATCAAAGGTGCAGAAGGAGACTTCCATAGTTTGCTGGACGAAGCTCAAGGATTAAATGCCTCACTAGCTGCAGATTATGCAGAACTGAATAAGAACAACAATCCTACTAAGTGGGATGAGTTATCCCTTAAAATTCTACGTACTGCATATAAAGCTGAGGATAGCATTGATAAATTCTTGGTTCAGGCGAAGATAGACCAAGACAATACATTGAAAAAACTCTTCCCAATTGATAAAGTAGTTGACAGATGGACTAAGCTACCGGAGATCAATAAAATCCTCACAGAATTGCGAGAAATTCGCCAAGAGATTCAACAAGCTGTTCAGGAAAGCCCACAGACTGGTCTGCAGCCTGAAAATAGCAGCACTGCACAGCAAACCCag GGTTCTGCATTGGAGGATCACGAAGTGATTGGTTTTGATGAGTCAGCGGAAAAAGTGAGAAAGCGACTTGTTGAAGGATCAGAGGATCTAGAAGTTGCCTCTATTGTGGGTATGCCAGGTCTTGGCAAAACTACACTGGCAAGGAAAGTCTATCATGATCCTGTGatttcatttgaatttttcaAAAGAATTTGGGTGTATGTCGGTCCGTCATATGTAGAGAAGGATATCTTTCTTAATATTCATAAAGGGTTGGAGTTGAGCAGTGAAGGAGTTCAAGATAAGAATGGGGAACAATTAGCTAAGGAAATACATGATTTTGTGATCAAAGGAGGTAGATATCTCATTGTCTTGGACGATGTGTGGAAGGCAAAAGCTGTGAATTTTGTCAAGACAGCTTTCCCAGACAAAAAAGGCCGCCACCGGATTCTGATGACCACTCGCGAAAAACAGGTGGCTACACCTGTCAGTGCATATCTACACGATCTGAAATTTTTGGAAGACCCAGAAAGTTTTGAGCTGTTGGAAAAGAGAGTCTTTGGCAAAAGAAAGAAGTTTCCGATTCAATTAGTAGGACACGGAGAGAAAATTTTAGAAAGCTGTAGTGGTGTACCTCTTGCAATAGTGGTGATTGCAGGAGTTTTAAGTAGTTGTAGTGAAGAAATCGAATGGCAATTGGTTGAGGAAAATGTGGGACAGTACCTTGTAAAAAAGGAAGACCCTAAAAGTTGCTTGAAAATTGTGGAAATGAGTTACAATCATTTGCCTCAAGATAAAAGGGCGTCCTTTTTGTATATTGGCGCCTTTCCTCGAGGCTTTGTTATCCCTGCATGGAAATTGATTCGCTTGTGGATTGCTGAGGGTCTGATAAAGTCTAGCTTACGTGGCAGTGAAATCGAGGTGATTGCAGAGTATTACTTGAATGACATTGCCAATAGGAATTTAGTGATAGTGATGCAGAAGAGGTCTAATGGTCAAGTAAAAACATTTCGGGTACACGACATGGTGCATGAGTTCTGCAATGGGGAGGCTAAAAGGGTATGTCTTTTTCAACAACTATATCCCACTACTCCTAATCTGACCACTCCTTCTATACGTGATCCAGTTACTTCTCGTCGATTATGTATTAAATCCTCTATTCCACATAATTTTATCCCCGAACATAGAGATGCAGAACATGTTAGGTCTTTCTTATGTTTTTCGCCAAAAGGAATCGACGTATCAAATGTTGAGATCCAACTCCTCCCCAAAGCATTTCCACTCATCCGAGTCTGTGATATTCAATCCTTCATATTTAAATTCGTCCCCGAATTCTATATACTATTTCACATGAGGTATCTTGCTGTGTCAGGTGAATTCCAATCCCTTTCTCCATTATTTGGTAATTTCTGGAATTTACAAACCCTTATGCTTCATACAAATCAGTCCACCCTCGAGATAAAAGAAGGCATATGGAAAATGTTACAATTAAGGCATCTGCATACTAATAAACCTGTGAAACTGCCGCTGCCTTCAAACCCAATAAGCAAAAGTTCTTGCCTACAAACTCTTTCTAAGATTGCACCAGAAAGTTGCACGAGAAATGTGCTTGCAAAGGTTTGTAATCTCAAAAAATTGGGCATCGAAGGGAAATTGGAAGCTCTTCTTGGATTCGAAAGTTTTGAAGAGCTTAAGTGCCTGGAACGTCTGAAAATGTTGAATGATATTATGAGTCCAAAAATCCAGCTTCCTCAATTATTCTTCACATATCTACGAACTCTGAAGAAGTTAACTTTGTCAAGTACGAAGATTGATTGGAGTGAGGCAAAGGAGTTGGGAAAGTTGGAATCCCTTGAGATCCTAAAGCTGAAAGACAATGCATGTGTGGGGAAGTCCTGGAAACCAGAGGCAGGAAGTTTTCGCCTGCTCCAGGTCTTGTTGATTCACTTGACAGACTTGAAAACTTGGGACACATCAAATTGTCGCTTCGGAAGATTAAGGCACCTTGTTTTAATTAGCTGTTATAACCTTGAGGCTGTGCCACACGAGCTGGCTAATTCACCTTACCTTACAGAAATAAGGCTGCAGAACACACAGAATGCAGTAAACTCTGCAAAAGAAATCAAAAGGAAGAAACTTGAGATGCAAGCTCCAGGAAACATTGAGTTCAATCTCGTTATATTCCCTCCTCAAGCTGAtgccaattga